The Sulfuricaulis sp. genome includes a window with the following:
- the trmD gene encoding tRNA (guanosine(37)-N1)-methyltransferase TrmD produces the protein MRIDVISLFPPMFEAVSAHGITGRAVKNGLLTLRVWNPRDYTEDKHRSVDDRPYGGGPGMVMMNEPLTRAIRAARGEQTQTAKVIYLSPQGRRLDHAAVLEMSKREGMILLAGRYEGIDERLIETEVDEEWSMGDYVLSGGELAAMVLIDAVTRQLPGALGDEDSAQQDSFVEGLLDCEHYTRPEEYAGRKVPEVLLSGDHEKIRRWRLKRSLGRTWLRRPDLLEKLTLNSEQKQLLEEFKEEYLNK, from the coding sequence ATGCGTATTGACGTTATAAGTTTGTTTCCGCCGATGTTCGAGGCCGTGAGCGCTCACGGCATTACCGGACGGGCGGTCAAGAACGGATTGCTGACGCTGCGGGTGTGGAACCCGCGCGATTACACGGAAGACAAGCACCGCAGCGTGGATGACCGGCCTTATGGCGGCGGCCCGGGTATGGTGATGATGAATGAGCCGTTGACGCGCGCGATCCGCGCGGCACGCGGCGAACAGACGCAGACGGCGAAGGTGATTTACCTTTCGCCGCAGGGCCGGCGGCTGGATCATGCCGCGGTGCTGGAGATGTCAAAGCGCGAGGGCATGATTCTTCTCGCCGGGCGTTACGAAGGTATTGACGAGCGCCTGATCGAGACAGAAGTGGACGAGGAGTGGTCAATGGGTGACTACGTCCTCTCCGGCGGTGAACTGGCGGCGATGGTATTGATCGACGCCGTGACGCGCCAGCTTCCCGGGGCCTTGGGCGACGAAGATTCAGCGCAGCAGGATTCCTTCGTGGAAGGCCTGCTGGATTGCGAACATTACACGCGGCCGGAAGAGTATGCCGGGCGTAAAGTGCCGGAAGTGCTGTTGTCGGGCGATCACGAAAAGATCCGCCGCTGGCGTCTCAAGCGGTCGCTGGGACGGACCTGGTTGCGGCGGCCGGATTTGCTGGAAAAGTTGACGTTGAACAGTGAGCAGAAACAGCTGCTGGAAGAATTTAAAGAGGAATATTTGAATAAATAG
- the rimM gene encoding ribosome maturation factor RimM (Essential for efficient processing of 16S rRNA), whose translation MADPSRPDGLVHFGRITGLFGVQGWVKVFSHARPRESIIDYSPWLVKTAGDWRELVVEEGRAQGKGVVAKLAGVDDRDQASQLIGADIEIKFSQLPPLLKGEYYWTQLVGLEVVNLAGERLGKVDHLVETGANDVLVVLNGKERWLPVTAKVIRGVDLEAGVIRVDWEADF comes from the coding sequence ATGGCCGACCCGTCACGCCCTGACGGCTTGGTGCATTTCGGCCGAATCACCGGTCTGTTCGGTGTGCAGGGTTGGGTCAAGGTTTTTTCCCATGCCCGTCCGCGTGAATCGATTATCGACTATTCGCCCTGGCTTGTGAAAACCGCCGGAGACTGGCGCGAGTTGGTGGTCGAAGAAGGGCGCGCGCAGGGCAAGGGCGTGGTGGCAAAGCTCGCCGGCGTGGATGACCGCGATCAGGCGAGCCAGCTGATCGGCGCGGACATCGAGATAAAGTTTTCGCAGTTGCCGCCGCTGTTGAAGGGCGAATATTACTGGACGCAGCTGGTGGGGCTGGAGGTTGTCAATCTCGCCGGAGAACGTCTCGGTAAAGTGGACCACCTCGTCGAGACCGGCGCGAACGATGTGCTGGTGGTGCTCAACGGGAAGGAGCGCTGGCTGCCGGTGACGGCGAAAGTCATCCGCGGGGTGGATCTGGAAGCGGGCGTGATCCGGGTGGATTGGGAAGCGGATTTCTGA
- the xerD gene encoding site-specific tyrosine recombinase XerD has protein sequence MSAGNKDLIERFCDALWLQDGLSANTLEAYRRDLEGLDRWFTKRGTALASASRADLQEYLSQCVSKKSARTAARLLSSLRRFYGHLVREEKIKTDPTALIDSPKLGRPLPKSLSEEQVEKLLESPDVAKPLGLRDRAMLETLYATGLRVSELVGLTLSQVSLTQGVVRVIGKGDKERLVPLGEEAISWISRYLAEGRPKLVRSRSTDALFTTTRGGPMTRQAYWHNLKNHTRKAGIEPKRLSPHTLRHAFATHLLNHGADLRVVQMLLGHADLSTTQIYTHVAQARLKTLHEQHHPRG, from the coding sequence ATGAGCGCAGGGAATAAGGACCTCATCGAACGTTTTTGCGACGCTCTGTGGTTGCAGGATGGGCTGAGCGCGAACACGCTCGAAGCCTACCGGCGTGATCTGGAAGGACTGGATCGCTGGTTTACCAAACGCGGCACGGCGCTGGCATCGGCCTCGCGCGCCGATCTGCAGGAGTATCTTTCCCAATGCGTCAGCAAAAAAAGTGCACGTACGGCTGCGCGATTGCTGTCCAGCCTGCGCCGGTTTTACGGTCATCTGGTGCGTGAAGAAAAAATCAAAACCGACCCTACGGCGCTGATCGACTCGCCCAAGCTCGGCCGGCCCTTGCCGAAATCGCTGTCTGAAGAGCAGGTGGAAAAACTGCTGGAATCGCCGGATGTCGCGAAGCCTCTCGGCCTGCGCGACCGCGCCATGCTGGAAACGCTCTATGCCACCGGCCTGCGCGTGTCGGAGCTGGTGGGCCTGACGCTGTCGCAGGTGAGCCTGACGCAGGGCGTGGTGCGCGTCATCGGCAAGGGCGACAAGGAACGGCTGGTGCCGCTGGGCGAAGAAGCCATCTCGTGGATCAGCCGCTATCTCGCCGAAGGTCGTCCCAAGCTGGTGCGCAGCCGCTCGACCGATGCGCTGTTCACCACCACCCGCGGCGGCCCCATGACCCGCCAGGCCTACTGGCATAACCTCAAAAACCACACCCGCAAGGCCGGCATTGAACCCAAAAGACTGTCACCCCACACCCTGCGCCACGCTTTTGCCACGCATCTGCTCAACCACGGCGCCGATTTACGCGTGGTACAGATGCTCCTCGGCCACGCCGACCTTTCCACCACGCAGATTTACACCCACGTCGCACAGGCGAGATTGAAGACATTGCACGAGCAGCATCATCCGAGGGGGTAG
- the rpsP gene encoding 30S ribosomal protein S16 produces the protein MVTIRLARGGANKRPYYRIIVADRRRALNGNNIERIGFYNPMATAKEIKLKVDMERVQYWLGKGAKPTDRVADLLKQAAKTS, from the coding sequence ATGGTAACCATACGTCTGGCCCGTGGCGGCGCGAACAAGCGGCCCTATTACCGCATCATTGTCGCTGACCGGCGTCGTGCGTTGAACGGCAATAACATTGAGCGCATCGGATTTTATAATCCGATGGCGACCGCAAAGGAAATCAAGCTGAAGGTGGACATGGAGCGCGTGCAGTACTGGCTGGGCAAAGGCGCCAAGCCGACCGATCGCGTGGCTGATCTGCTCAAGCAGGCCGCCAAAACTTCTTAA
- a CDS encoding methylated-DNA--[protein]-cysteine S-methyltransferase, with protein sequence MALIAVPVDNESMRNGRTSKARDYDAVVATPIGRVGIVVQDDALVDVNFLGMSAALQAPRTNMARRACRQIRSYFINPRLSFRLPLKLSGTAFQQRVWRALQRIPVGQTLSYGVLAKKLDTSARAVGNACRANPVPIIVPCHRVVAAGYGDVQGSTSVAGSRKLRATVGGFMGKRSGSPLNLKHWLLEHERRE encoded by the coding sequence GTGGCACTGATCGCTGTGCCCGTGGATAATGAATCCATGCGGAACGGGAGAACATCCAAAGCCAGGGACTACGACGCGGTTGTGGCCACGCCCATCGGCCGGGTCGGGATCGTGGTGCAGGACGACGCGCTGGTGGACGTGAACTTTCTCGGCATGTCCGCCGCCTTGCAGGCCCCGCGCACGAACATGGCGCGCCGGGCTTGTCGCCAGATCCGATCCTATTTCATCAATCCCCGTCTTTCCTTTCGCCTTCCGTTGAAGCTGTCGGGGACGGCGTTCCAGCAGCGCGTGTGGCGCGCGTTGCAGCGCATTCCCGTGGGCCAGACGCTCAGTTACGGCGTGCTGGCGAAGAAACTCGATACCTCGGCACGTGCCGTGGGCAATGCCTGCCGTGCCAACCCTGTCCCCATCATCGTTCCGTGTCATCGCGTCGTCGCAGCGGGTTACGGCGATGTACAGGGAAGTACAAGTGTCGCGGGAAGCAGGAAGCTGAGAGCGACCGTCGGCGGTTTCATGGGCAAGCGCTCGGGTTCCCCGTTGAATCTGAAGCATTGGCTGCTGGAGCATGAGCGCAGGGAATAA
- the rplS gene encoding 50S ribosomal protein L19: MSKIMQELEARMMADNKVPEFSPGDSVIVHVKVKEGERERLQAFEGMVIARRNSGFNSSFTVRKTSYGEGVERVFPLYSSAIAKIEVKRKGDVRRAKLYYLRDLAGKAARIREKV; the protein is encoded by the coding sequence ATGAGCAAGATCATGCAGGAACTGGAAGCGCGGATGATGGCGGACAATAAGGTCCCCGAGTTTTCTCCGGGTGACAGCGTTATCGTCCATGTGAAGGTGAAGGAAGGTGAGCGCGAACGTCTCCAGGCCTTTGAGGGCATGGTCATCGCGCGCCGGAATAGCGGTTTCAACTCCTCCTTTACAGTACGCAAGACTTCCTACGGCGAAGGGGTGGAGCGTGTGTTCCCGCTGTACAGCTCGGCCATCGCCAAGATCGAGGTCAAGCGCAAAGGCGACGTACGCCGCGCCAAGCTTTATTATCTGCGTGATCTCGCCGGCAAGGCCGCTCGTATTCGCGAGAAGGTCTGA